A single region of the Nitrospira sp. genome encodes:
- a CDS encoding DUF47 domain-containing protein, protein MFGLIPREEAFFDLFKNAAHNMIEGSRLLKDMTEDFRNPVEKAKRIKDVEHVGDGITHEIARKLNQTFITPIDREDIHDLASALDDILDVVEAIADRFVLYKVVVPTEAAIRLANVLYQAAVEVGATVDLLGKSHQAVTECSVRVNSLENEADRISRDAISALFEKETDPIAVIKWKEIYENFEAGTDRCEDVANILERIALKHT, encoded by the coding sequence ATGTTTGGGCTCATACCTCGGGAAGAAGCGTTTTTCGATTTGTTTAAGAATGCCGCCCACAACATGATCGAAGGCAGTCGCCTGCTGAAGGACATGACGGAAGACTTCCGGAATCCGGTGGAGAAGGCGAAGCGGATCAAGGATGTCGAACACGTTGGGGACGGCATCACGCACGAAATTGCCCGGAAACTCAACCAGACGTTCATCACCCCGATCGACCGCGAGGACATCCATGATTTAGCGAGCGCGCTGGACGATATTCTGGATGTGGTCGAAGCAATCGCCGATCGATTCGTCTTATACAAGGTGGTCGTGCCCACGGAGGCGGCGATTCGATTGGCCAATGTGCTGTATCAGGCGGCGGTCGAAGTCGGTGCCACGGTCGATTTGCTTGGCAAGTCGCATCAGGCAGTCACGGAATGTAGTGTGCGGGTCAACAGTTTGGAAAATGAAGCCGACCGAATCTCGCGCGATGCCATCTCCGCACTCTTCGAAAAAGAAACGGATCCGATTGCCGTCATTAAATGGAAAGAGATCTACGAAAACTTCGAAGCGGGAACCGATCGCTGTGAAGATGTCGCCAACATTCTGGAGCGCATCGCATTAAAGCACACGTGA
- a CDS encoding ketoacyl-ACP synthase III, giving the protein MKRSRIVGTGSFVPPRVVDNEEVGRPLGLDPGKILALTGIRTRHWAEQGQASSDLAVAAGQRACEAAGLAPKSLDAILVSTTSPDSAFPSTACHVQRALGAGPLMAVDLSASCSGFLYGLSMADVLIRSGQIRSCLVVAAEVKSSSLDVTDRETAMLFGDGAGAVVVVGEESTQPDAAGILGLRLYAEGAGHGLITIPAGGSRHPGGIESVRAKEHFLHMRGSAVFRAAVRHLERAVMDLFKEFGLTARDVTRVIAHQANARILEQLRRRLGLSQDVMYSVIERYGNTSSASLPIALDQAVRTQQVASGDLVLFGAFGGGVTWATGLVRW; this is encoded by the coding sequence GTGAAGCGCAGCCGCATTGTCGGAACCGGTTCGTTCGTACCTCCTCGGGTTGTCGACAACGAGGAGGTGGGGAGGCCGCTCGGGTTGGACCCCGGGAAGATCCTCGCTCTGACCGGAATCCGGACGAGACATTGGGCGGAGCAAGGTCAGGCCTCCTCAGATTTGGCGGTGGCTGCGGGGCAACGTGCCTGCGAGGCAGCCGGGCTCGCGCCCAAGTCGTTGGATGCCATATTGGTGTCCACCACTTCCCCGGACAGCGCGTTTCCCTCGACGGCCTGTCATGTTCAGCGTGCCCTGGGGGCTGGCCCGCTCATGGCCGTTGATTTGTCGGCGTCCTGCTCGGGTTTTCTGTATGGGCTGTCGATGGCTGATGTGTTGATTCGCAGCGGGCAGATCCGTTCCTGCTTGGTGGTGGCTGCCGAGGTGAAGTCGAGTTCGCTGGATGTGACGGATCGAGAGACGGCCATGTTGTTCGGAGACGGGGCCGGGGCTGTTGTGGTGGTGGGGGAAGAATCAACCCAACCCGACGCGGCTGGAATCCTAGGCCTGCGGCTCTATGCCGAAGGTGCCGGGCACGGACTCATCACCATTCCGGCCGGGGGCTCACGGCATCCGGGGGGAATTGAATCCGTTCGTGCGAAGGAGCATTTTCTGCACATGCGGGGTAGTGCTGTGTTTCGCGCCGCGGTGCGTCACCTCGAACGGGCGGTGATGGATCTGTTCAAGGAATTCGGACTGACGGCCAGAGACGTCACCCGCGTCATTGCGCATCAGGCGAATGCCCGCATTTTGGAGCAGCTTCGCCGCCGCCTCGGGTTATCGCAGGACGTGATGTATTCGGTGATTGAACGGTACGGCAACACCTCCTCGGCTTCTCTCCCGATCGCCTTGGATCAGGCCGTGCGGACGCAGCAGGTGGCCTCGGGTGACCTGGTGCTATTCGGGGCCTTCGGCGGAGGGGTCACCTGGGCCACAGGGCTGGTCCGGTGGTGA